The proteins below come from a single Nocardioides eburneiflavus genomic window:
- the rsmA gene encoding 16S rRNA (adenine(1518)-N(6)/adenine(1519)-N(6))-dimethyltransferase RsmA — MTTNPAGPRLLGPAEVRRLAAELDLRPTKQRGQNFVIDANTVRRIVRESAITGDDVVVEVGPGLGSLTLALLEVARRVIAIEVDPLLAERLPATIAAHAPEQADRFEVVLADAMRIEEVPGPPPTALVANLPYNVSVPVLIHLLTLLPSLERGLVMVQAEVADRLAARPGSKTYGVPSVKAAWFADVRRAGAIGRNVFWPAPNVDSGLVAWTRCAPPQTTATREQVFAVVDAAFAQRRKQVRAALRGLAGSAEAATAALEAAGVDPTARGEVLDVDDFARIAEGLRDIGG, encoded by the coding sequence ATGACCACGAACCCGGCCGGCCCGAGGCTCCTCGGGCCGGCCGAGGTGCGTCGGCTGGCCGCCGAGCTCGACCTGCGGCCGACCAAGCAGCGCGGACAGAACTTCGTCATCGACGCCAACACGGTGCGCCGCATCGTGCGCGAGTCCGCCATCACCGGCGACGACGTCGTCGTCGAGGTCGGTCCCGGGCTCGGCTCGCTGACCCTCGCGCTGCTCGAGGTCGCCCGTCGCGTCATCGCGATCGAGGTGGACCCGCTCCTCGCGGAGCGGTTGCCGGCGACCATCGCGGCGCACGCCCCCGAGCAGGCCGACCGCTTCGAGGTCGTGCTCGCCGATGCGATGCGCATCGAGGAGGTGCCCGGTCCGCCGCCGACGGCGCTCGTGGCCAACCTCCCCTACAACGTCTCGGTCCCCGTCCTCATCCACCTCCTCACCCTGCTGCCCTCCCTCGAGCGCGGCCTGGTGATGGTGCAGGCCGAGGTCGCCGACCGGCTGGCCGCCCGGCCCGGGTCCAAGACCTACGGCGTGCCCAGCGTCAAGGCGGCCTGGTTCGCCGACGTACGCCGGGCCGGCGCCATCGGGCGCAACGTCTTCTGGCCCGCCCCCAACGTCGACTCGGGGCTCGTGGCCTGGACGCGGTGCGCGCCCCCGCAGACCACCGCCACGCGCGAGCAGGTCTTCGCGGTGGTGGACGCGGCGTTCGCCCAGCGCCGCAAGCAGGTCCGCGCCGCGCTGCGCGGGCTCGCCGGCTCGGCCGAGGCCGCGACCGCGGCGCTCGAGGCAGCGGGCGTCGACCCGACGGCACGGGGCGAGGTGCTCGACGTCGACGACTTCGCCCGGATCGCCGAGGGCCTGCGAGACATCGGTGGTTGA
- a CDS encoding 4-(cytidine 5'-diphospho)-2-C-methyl-D-erythritol kinase gives MRAERASKPVTVRAAAKINLHLAVGAPRPDGFHPLDTVYTAIDLYDDLTLAAADADSLAVDGPPYVDVAGIPTDASNIAVRALAEVACGGAHTVRIGKRIPVAGGMAGGSADAAAALLAHDRLHGLDQSDEVLLAQAARLGSDVPFSLVGGTARGRGRGEVVERVEDAGTWWWVVVPSDTGLSTPAVYRHFDVLRPDAPSQPAEPTELLAALATGEPVRLARTLRNDLEEPAIDLRPELGTLIERGEVEGALRGMVSGSGPTCVFLCEGRDEAMAVAAGLSATYDVVLPAMGPVAGAHVVTTG, from the coding sequence GTGCGAGCGGAGCGAGCCTCGAAACCCGTCACGGTACGCGCGGCGGCCAAGATCAACCTGCACCTCGCGGTCGGTGCGCCTCGTCCGGACGGCTTCCACCCGCTCGACACCGTCTACACGGCGATCGACCTCTACGACGACCTGACGCTGGCCGCGGCCGACGCGGACTCCCTCGCGGTGGACGGCCCGCCCTACGTCGACGTCGCCGGCATCCCGACCGACGCCTCCAACATCGCGGTCCGCGCGCTGGCCGAGGTGGCCTGCGGCGGCGCGCACACGGTGCGGATCGGCAAGCGGATCCCGGTCGCCGGGGGCATGGCTGGCGGCTCCGCCGACGCGGCGGCCGCCCTGCTCGCCCACGACCGGCTGCACGGTCTCGACCAGTCCGACGAGGTCCTCCTCGCGCAGGCCGCCCGGCTGGGCAGCGACGTGCCGTTCTCCCTCGTGGGCGGTACGGCGCGGGGCCGCGGTCGGGGCGAGGTCGTCGAGCGCGTGGAGGACGCCGGCACGTGGTGGTGGGTCGTCGTCCCCTCCGACACGGGCCTGTCCACCCCCGCGGTCTACCGGCACTTCGACGTGCTCCGCCCCGACGCGCCGTCGCAGCCCGCCGAGCCGACCGAGCTCCTCGCCGCGCTGGCCACCGGCGAGCCCGTACGTCTCGCCCGCACCCTGCGCAACGACCTCGAGGAGCCCGCGATCGACCTGCGCCCCGAGCTCGGCACCCTCATCGAGCGGGGCGAGGTCGAGGGAGCGCTCCGCGGGATGGTGAGCGGCTCCGGCCCGACCTGCGTCTTCCTCTGCGAGGGCCGCGACGAGGCCATGGCCGTGGCCGCCGGGCTGTCGGCGACGTACGACGTGGTGCTCCCCGCGATGGGCCCTGTCGCGGGTGCGCACGTCGTCACCACCGGCTGA